From the Gemmatimonadota bacterium genome, the window TTCCTTCTGCGGTCTCGGAGACTGCCAGACGATATATCCGGTCTTTGTTCAGATGGTACTGGTCATAGCTGAGTTCGTCATGCACGTAGAGTACGATCAGAACACATCCTGCTATTCCTATTGCAAGCCCCAGCACATTGATGAGCGAGTATCCCTTGTACCTCAGCAGGAGCCTGATGACGATGGTCAGATAGTTGTTGAACATGGTCATAACCCCCAATAAAGAGTGCCGCGTTACACAAAGTGGAGTCTATTCGGTCTTTAATATGTCTACAGGGTTGGCAGAAGAAGCAGGCAGAACATGGTACAATGTCGTCAGTACGACAATGACTAACGTACTCACTCCTGCTGCCAGAAACGTGACCGGTTCCAGCTCTATTCGGTATGCGAAATCCTGGATCCACTGATTGAGGAGATAGTAGGCAATGGTCCAGGCAACCACGACCGAGACCCCGATAAGCACGACGAAATCCCGCAGCAACAGCCAGGTCACGTTCAGTAACGAAGCGCCAAGGACCTTGCGCACGCCTATTTCCTTCATCCGGCGGACTACGGCTATTCTGGTCACACTGAACAATCCGATACAGGTGATGAGTACCGTCATCAATGCGAAAATGCCCGTGATCTTGCTAGCCCTGAATTCGGACTGATACAGATCGGTGAAACTGTCTTCGATAAATGAATAGGTGAAGGACCGCTGCGGGATCAGGTCCTGCCAGGTCCTTGCCAGGTCGTTCATCGTTTGCGTCTGCGTACCGGGATTCAGTTTGACGGACAACACGGGGAGTTCCGTCGGCATAAAGAAGAACCGGGGCGGTATCTGACCAAGATACATCGCTAGAGGTCCGATGGGGTCGTGCATCGATGTCCAGTGAAAGTCGTCGATCACGCCGACAACGCGTCCGAATTCACCCGAAAAAGGGAATCCCATCTGTTGGCCGATGGGGTCCAGCCATCCCATTTGCCTGACGAAACTCCGGTTCACGACGAACTCCAGCGGATTGTCCGAACCGGAGGAAGAAAACACACGTCCTTCCGCGATGCTCAGGCCGTACAGCCCTATGAAGTCATTGTCGACCGGCAACAAGTGTACCTGTGGTTGTTCCTCGCGATCCCCGAATCTCATATTCATGTACATCTGGGTGGTACCGCCAAACTCCCATCCTGACGCGGCCGTCTCGGCAACACCGGCAAATTTGCCAAACTCTTGCTTGGCGGTCCGGTAGTCGACATCGGTGCCGATGGGCAAGAGCATGATATCCCGTTTCTCGAAACCAATCTCTTTCTCCTCCATGTACCGGGCCTGTTCAACGACGAATATCGCACACGTCACCAGCAGCGTCCATATAGTCGTCTGGACAAAGATGAATGCATATTGAACGGACTTTCTTTGGGTTGCCGTATCGGCCGGCTGAAGTAGAGCGGACGGCTTTTGGAACCATAGCTTCCACGACGAAGCGAGGCTGATAACGGCACTGTGAAGGATCACTATGCAAACAGAGGCCCCTGCAATGACAATGTAATCCACCAATGCGAGTAGCTCTGGTTTTATCACGATGAGATTCATATTGCTCAGGATCGAAATCACCAGGTACATCAAGGAAAAAGTACCGATCAGCGCGCACCCATATACGATGACGGTTTCCGCGACCGTAGGAAGAACGAGTTGTATACGGTCGGCGCCCAAAGCCGCCCGCACGCCCATCTCCCTGAATCGGGACGTGAGCTTGGACGCAGATAAATTTACCAGGTTCAGTGTCGAAACGATGAGAACCAGCGCCGCAATGGCAGCCAATTGCCTGATATCCTCGATGTCGCCTTTGTTCCAGTTGACCCACCGGGCCTGATCTTCCCCGCCTATATGTGCCGAATGCAGATGGACGTCGGCAAGCGGTTGCAGCACGAACTCGGTGACTGCGGATCCCAACCCGCTCCGACCCCGGTCATTCACCAGCGACATGGCCTTGGATTCAATCTCGGATGTCTCCGAATTGTCACGAAGGAGAAGGTAGGTATAGGTATTGCCGCCGTTCCATCCCCGTTCCAGATCCGTCGTATGAGATTGGGCGGTAGAATAAGAGATCAGGAGTTCGAATTGAATCGATGAATTCCAGGGTGGCGATTCAACGACACCTCCTACCGTGTACGTTTGATCGTGCCACTGAAAGGACTCGCCCACCGGGTTTTGCCCGCCGTATACCCGTTGAGCCAGTGTCGTGGTCAATACAGCGGTGAATGGGGATTTCAGCAGATCATCCGGCTTGCCCTGCACCAGTTCGAAATCGAATATGCTCAGTATCTGTGGGTCCGCATAGAATGACTGCTCGATTTCAAACAAGTCCGTATCGGCTTGTATGAACATCTTCTCCGTTGCGGAAGCGCTTCGCAATCGGGCATAGTTGATCACTTCGGGAAGCTCGTCTCTGAGCAACGGACCGATAGGCGACATTACGCCGCTTATGAAATAGGGATCCGATTCCTGCAACTTGACTTGGAGTATGGTC encodes:
- a CDS encoding FtsX-like permease family protein, with product MFYTHLTHSIRWISRNRVYSALNVLGLALGFGSVLIIGLYTYQSMQFDNFHTKGNQIYRTILQVKLQESDPYFISGVMSPIGPLLRDELPEVINYARLRSASATEKMFIQADTDLFEIEQSFYADPQILSIFDFELVQGKPDDLLKSPFTAVLTTTLAQRVYGGQNPVGESFQWHDQTYTVGGVVESPPWNSSIQFELLISYSTAQSHTTDLERGWNGGNTYTYLLLRDNSETSEIESKAMSLVNDRGRSGLGSAVTEFVLQPLADVHLHSAHIGGEDQARWVNWNKGDIEDIRQLAAIAALVLIVSTLNLVNLSASKLTSRFREMGVRAALGADRIQLVLPTVAETVIVYGCALIGTFSLMYLVISILSNMNLIVIKPELLALVDYIVIAGASVCIVILHSAVISLASSWKLWFQKPSALLQPADTATQRKSVQYAFIFVQTTIWTLLVTCAIFVVEQARYMEEKEIGFEKRDIMLLPIGTDVDYRTAKQEFGKFAGVAETAASGWEFGGTTQMYMNMRFGDREEQPQVHLLPVDNDFIGLYGLSIAEGRVFSSSGSDNPLEFVVNRSFVRQMGWLDPIGQQMGFPFSGEFGRVVGVIDDFHWTSMHDPIGPLAMYLGQIPPRFFFMPTELPVLSVKLNPGTQTQTMNDLARTWQDLIPQRSFTYSFIEDSFTDLYQSEFRASKITGIFALMTVLITCIGLFSVTRIAVVRRMKEIGVRKVLGASLLNVTWLLLRDFVVLIGVSVVVAWTIAYYLLNQWIQDFAYRIELEPVTFLAAGVSTLVIVVLTTLYHVLPASSANPVDILKTE